One stretch of Cohnella algarum DNA includes these proteins:
- a CDS encoding carboxypeptidase-like regulatory domain-containing protein, giving the protein MGLSRSSRKIMLVVVALLLAAGALPPMFAEAETAAKGVVAGTVYEKNGLPAQNATVYVYKEGSNNPSTTSTNARGNFWLNNVEPGNYRVQAKRNYETYTYDSGYSAYAQVAAGETTVYDLTIDAVDGALSGSVKDGNGNPLPGAKMYLYKGSSTSSSVTVEADSRGMFLFPKVAAGEYRTKVSIGIGPYTFESEFSSPVAVSAGTTAQAGELTAVPTKGAVAAAVAGPNGEPINSATVNLYRDGSSVSAANVRTDNAGDAMLKNVAPGTYQAKATYSTFFYNYESELSESFEVTPGNLAASGSLNLKTGQGPPAPT; this is encoded by the coding sequence ATGGGATTATCCCGCAGCAGTCGAAAAATCATGCTGGTCGTTGTCGCGTTACTCTTGGCTGCAGGCGCGCTTCCGCCGATGTTCGCCGAGGCCGAAACGGCCGCCAAGGGGGTCGTGGCCGGGACCGTCTATGAGAAGAACGGCCTTCCGGCGCAAAACGCCACCGTTTATGTTTACAAGGAAGGCAGCAACAATCCATCTACGACAAGCACGAACGCAAGGGGCAATTTTTGGCTGAACAACGTCGAGCCGGGCAATTATCGCGTACAGGCCAAACGCAACTATGAAACATATACGTACGACAGCGGTTATTCGGCATACGCCCAGGTGGCCGCCGGGGAAACGACGGTTTACGATTTGACGATCGATGCCGTGGACGGCGCCCTTTCGGGCAGCGTCAAGGACGGGAACGGGAATCCGTTGCCCGGCGCCAAAATGTATCTGTACAAGGGCTCTTCGACAAGTTCGAGCGTCACGGTCGAAGCGGACAGCAGGGGAATGTTTCTCTTTCCCAAAGTGGCCGCAGGGGAGTACCGGACGAAGGTTTCTATCGGCATAGGCCCGTACACTTTCGAATCCGAGTTCAGCAGCCCCGTTGCGGTATCCGCCGGAACAACGGCGCAAGCGGGCGAATTGACGGCGGTACCGACCAAGGGAGCGGTCGCCGCGGCCGTCGCCGGGCCGAACGGCGAACCGATCAATAGCGCGACCGTCAATCTTTACAGGGACGGATCGTCCGTCAGCGCCGCAAACGTGCGAACGGACAACGCCGGGGATGCCATGCTGAAAAACGTCGCCCCCGGCACTTATCAAGCAAAAGCGACCTATTCGACGTTTTTTTACAATTATGAGTCGGAGCTTTCGGAGTCCTTCGAAGTGACGCCGGGAAATTTGGCGGCGTCCGGGAGCTTGAACCTGAAAACCGGGCAGGGGCCGCCAGCGCCAACGTAA
- a CDS encoding carboxypeptidase regulatory-like domain-containing protein translates to MANALVYLYKGSTSVSAASGYTNVNGNVFFTKLAPGPYRMVVNFRPATVTYTAESPVFDVRAGEVAANSLRLADYASATKLTGFKGTVTDADGNLIYNATVYLYRASGTGHINSTSTDYSGNYSFRTLEPGEYRVQARYNNGNYTMLSEFSDIVAVSSGLEVVDLKMAPTNGQIAGKVTDDTGAPVEAATVYLYQGDRTGDSGNTATGAAGNYLFWNREPGDYRVQAAYNTALYTFKSEFSPKRAVVPGETTTIHLTASPVKGAAVGTVRDRDGNPVEGATVYLYKDGATSHTAYSTTNSLGNFAISRVDAGTYRVKARYYDSNYTYESELSSELYTIANGQATLVKDLSLSPTNGAIIGEVVDEEGKPVKDAKIYLYAGDNGYRINSTDSDGLGQYQFRQIDVGEYRVKAVYSDGTYSYESSDSAHFVVNRGDSAPAERLTLRVIRGAVTGTVKNASGQPVKDASVSLYKTGSTYSSSSALTDASGKFNLNAVEPGQYQLKAIYSDATYSYASDLSGPFRIETGQTVQAGDIVIRVIDGAAAGTVVKLDGAPVSNVEVTLYKGADAIARAFTDQDGKFLHAKRTPGDYRIKAAYEDSLYKYASDFASLQISAGQTTTLPPLTVIPIAGAVEGTITDKDGQPLGASEVRLFKEGGTSPSARTETGADGSYRFAKLEPGRYRIEAAEVVSEPFAVTAGQTREVDLSASRDVIPPVTSYELKEIRSNDGRYITALNVTLSVNEAGAKTEYRINGGAWKAYGGSFTVYPETTETLEWRSIDKAGNVERIWFADFNAGTINQLP, encoded by the coding sequence GTGGCGAACGCGCTCGTCTATTTGTACAAAGGCAGCACCAGCGTCAGCGCCGCCTCCGGGTACACCAACGTCAACGGCAACGTGTTTTTCACCAAGCTGGCGCCCGGCCCCTACCGGATGGTCGTGAATTTCCGTCCGGCAACCGTTACTTATACGGCGGAATCGCCCGTATTCGATGTCCGCGCGGGCGAAGTAGCGGCGAACTCGCTTCGACTTGCGGACTACGCAAGCGCAACGAAATTAACCGGGTTTAAAGGAACCGTAACGGACGCCGACGGAAATTTGATCTACAATGCCACGGTTTATTTATACCGGGCTTCCGGTACCGGCCACATCAATTCCACGTCGACGGATTACAGCGGAAACTACAGCTTCCGGACGCTGGAGCCCGGGGAGTACAGGGTTCAAGCAAGGTACAACAACGGGAATTACACGATGCTATCGGAGTTTTCGGACATCGTCGCCGTCAGCTCGGGACTGGAAGTCGTCGATCTGAAAATGGCTCCCACAAACGGCCAGATCGCGGGCAAAGTGACGGACGATACGGGAGCGCCGGTCGAAGCCGCCACCGTTTACCTGTACCAGGGAGACCGGACCGGCGATTCGGGGAATACGGCAACGGGGGCGGCGGGCAACTATTTGTTTTGGAATCGGGAGCCTGGCGACTATCGGGTCCAGGCGGCGTACAACACCGCGCTGTATACCTTTAAATCGGAGTTCAGTCCGAAACGGGCGGTTGTCCCCGGGGAGACGACGACGATCCATCTTACCGCTTCGCCGGTCAAGGGCGCGGCCGTCGGCACTGTTCGCGACCGGGACGGAAACCCCGTCGAGGGCGCGACGGTTTACTTGTACAAGGACGGAGCTACGAGCCACACCGCGTACAGTACGACCAACAGTCTCGGCAATTTTGCGATTTCTCGCGTGGACGCCGGTACGTATCGGGTCAAAGCCAGATACTACGATTCCAATTACACTTACGAATCGGAGCTCTCGTCGGAGCTGTACACGATCGCGAACGGCCAGGCGACTCTCGTGAAGGACTTGAGCCTGTCGCCGACGAACGGGGCTATTATCGGCGAGGTCGTAGACGAAGAAGGGAAGCCTGTCAAAGATGCGAAGATCTATCTTTACGCCGGAGATAACGGTTATCGCATCAACAGCACCGATTCGGACGGGTTGGGTCAATACCAGTTCCGGCAAATCGACGTCGGCGAATATCGGGTGAAAGCCGTTTATTCCGACGGAACCTATTCTTACGAATCGAGCGACAGCGCGCACTTTGTCGTCAACCGCGGCGACAGCGCGCCGGCAGAGCGTCTGACGCTGCGCGTCATCCGCGGAGCCGTAACCGGAACGGTCAAGAACGCTTCCGGACAACCGGTTAAGGACGCGTCGGTCTCCTTGTATAAAACGGGAAGCACCTACTCCAGCAGTTCGGCATTGACCGACGCATCCGGGAAATTCAACCTGAATGCGGTCGAGCCGGGGCAATATCAGCTCAAGGCGATCTATTCCGACGCAACGTATTCGTATGCGTCGGATCTCTCCGGGCCGTTCCGGATCGAAACCGGCCAGACCGTTCAGGCGGGGGATATCGTCATTCGCGTCATCGACGGCGCGGCGGCGGGAACGGTCGTCAAACTGGACGGCGCGCCGGTTTCGAATGTAGAGGTTACGCTGTATAAAGGAGCCGACGCGATAGCGCGGGCGTTTACGGACCAGGACGGAAAGTTCCTTCACGCCAAAAGGACGCCCGGCGATTACCGGATCAAAGCCGCATACGAGGATTCCCTTTACAAATACGCATCGGATTTCGCCTCGCTGCAAATTTCGGCGGGACAAACGACGACTCTTCCTCCGTTAACCGTCATCCCGATCGCGGGAGCGGTCGAGGGAACGATCACGGATAAAGACGGCCAGCCTCTCGGGGCGTCCGAGGTCCGGCTATTCAAGGAGGGCGGCACGTCTCCTTCGGCCAGGACGGAGACGGGAGCGGACGGATCTTACCGGTTCGCGAAGCTGGAGCCGGGGCGTTACCGGATCGAAGCGGCCGAAGTCGTCTCCGAGCCGTTCGCCGTTACCGCAGGACAGACCCGGGAGGTTGATCTGTCGGCATCCCGCGACGTGATTCCACCGGTAACCTCCTATGAATTGAAGGAGATTCGCTCCAATGACGGCCGCTATATCACAGCGTTGAACGTAACTCTTTCCGTCAATGAGGCCGGGGCAAAAACGGAATACCGGATTAACGGAGGCGCCTGGAAGGCGTACGGCGGTTCCTTCACCGTTTACCCGGAGACGACGGAGACGCTCGAGTGGAGAAGCATCGACAAGGCGGGGAACGTCGAACGCATTTGGTTTGCCGACTTCAACGCCGGCACGATCAACCAGCTGCCTTAA
- a CDS encoding FMN-binding glutamate synthase family protein: MRRLIEGWIRSALNETVDKAILRIVRDQYTENLFEMVPATRKVGLTNLAEIAMRANQGTPISRPLGSPLHFSPWEKLLFNPVHLFRFPTPENVRIQTAVTIGRRARKPLTLSMPVMIAAMSFGGALSKSAKIALAKAATAAGTATNTGEAGLMEEERNAARLLIGQYNRGGWMNSPEAYMRLNAIEIQLGQGAQGSTSQRTSAKNIGNDFREVFGLAEGEDAVIHSRLPGVDTQDDFIRLVRRLRDETGVPVGLKIAATHHLEKELQVAVEAGVDFVTVDGAEGGTHGGAPSLQDDVGLPTLFAVARAAAFLAEKGAASDVQLIATGGLITPGQMLKAIALGADAVYIGTAALMALASEQMVETVPFEPPTSLVVYSGKLTSELNIDQAAANLARYLNACAMEMEQVAVSLGKTSLADISKSDLCAIDPFVAKATGIELGYVAPTRQNRFFEETAPFFAPSEDTAERSQAPLH, from the coding sequence ATGCGGAGACTCATTGAAGGCTGGATCCGCTCCGCGCTTAACGAAACGGTAGACAAGGCGATCCTGCGCATCGTCCGGGACCAGTATACCGAAAATTTATTCGAAATGGTGCCGGCCACGAGGAAGGTAGGGCTGACCAACCTGGCGGAAATCGCCATGCGGGCGAATCAGGGGACGCCGATTTCCCGCCCGCTCGGCTCTCCGCTGCATTTTTCCCCATGGGAGAAGCTTCTGTTCAACCCCGTGCATCTTTTCCGCTTTCCGACGCCGGAGAACGTTCGCATCCAAACGGCCGTCACGATCGGCCGCCGCGCGAGGAAGCCGCTGACGCTTTCGATGCCGGTGATGATCGCGGCCATGTCGTTCGGCGGGGCATTGAGCAAAAGCGCGAAAATCGCCCTGGCCAAGGCGGCAACCGCTGCGGGAACGGCAACCAACACCGGGGAAGCGGGCTTGATGGAGGAGGAAAGAAACGCGGCCCGGCTGCTGATCGGTCAATACAACCGCGGCGGCTGGATGAATTCGCCCGAAGCCTATATGCGGCTGAACGCGATCGAAATCCAGTTGGGCCAGGGCGCGCAGGGGTCGACTTCGCAGCGGACGTCGGCCAAAAATATCGGGAACGATTTTCGGGAAGTGTTCGGCCTTGCCGAAGGCGAAGACGCCGTCATCCATTCCCGGCTTCCCGGAGTCGATACGCAGGACGATTTTATCCGATTGGTTCGAAGGCTCCGGGACGAAACCGGCGTGCCGGTCGGATTGAAAATCGCCGCCACGCATCATTTGGAAAAAGAACTGCAAGTAGCCGTCGAGGCAGGGGTAGACTTCGTGACGGTCGACGGCGCGGAAGGCGGAACGCACGGCGGCGCGCCGTCGCTGCAGGACGACGTCGGGCTTCCGACGTTGTTTGCGGTGGCGCGGGCGGCGGCGTTTCTGGCCGAAAAGGGAGCCGCCTCGGACGTCCAACTGATCGCGACGGGGGGCCTGATTACCCCGGGGCAAATGCTGAAAGCGATCGCGCTGGGCGCCGACGCCGTCTACATCGGAACCGCGGCGCTCATGGCGCTGGCGAGCGAGCAAATGGTCGAAACCGTTCCGTTCGAGCCGCCGACAAGCCTGGTCGTCTATTCCGGGAAATTGACGAGCGAGCTGAATATCGACCAAGCGGCGGCCAATCTGGCCCGCTATTTGAACGCGTGCGCGATGGAAATGGAGCAGGTCGCCGTTTCCCTCGGCAAAACGTCGCTCGCGGATATTTCCAAGTCCGACTTGTGCGCGATCGATCCTTTCGTGGCGAAAGCGACCGGGATTGAGCTCGGCTACGTCGCTCCGACGCGGCAAAACCGCTTTTTCGAAGAGACGGCGCCGTTTTTCGCTCCCTCCGAAGACACGGCCGAACGATCGCAAGCCCCGCTGCATTAA
- the nagA gene encoding N-acetylglucosamine-6-phosphate deacetylase — MEKIKTDTLMEGGRVVTPEGTLECGWIWLRDGVIAGIGGSSDPVPSEAGSAERIDGRGGWVLPGFVDVHVHGGAGYDFMFAEREGLDAIAKFHARHGTTGLLATSLTSPRDQLTAVLDRASRYMAGPMPYAQVLGVHFEGPFVSVKWKGAQNADYILPPQKEWLEDWTRAYPGIIKMQTLAPEAKGALEYIDLLVANGIVPSAGHTDATYAQMTAAAERGLRHAVHTFNGMRPFHHREPGTAGAIMADDRIAAEVIADGHHVHPAGIRVLVKAKGVDNVVLITDAMEAAGMPDGQYTLGELPVTMKDGVARLAEGNLAGSTLTMIDAFRLMVREVGVTVEEASRMASRNPARQLGLDKTHGSLAPGKRADVLLLDDALRLKGVWIGGTRLAETE, encoded by the coding sequence ATGGAGAAGATCAAGACGGATACGCTCATGGAAGGAGGACGCGTCGTCACGCCGGAAGGGACTCTCGAATGCGGCTGGATCTGGCTGCGCGACGGCGTCATTGCCGGCATCGGCGGGTCTTCGGACCCCGTGCCGTCCGAAGCCGGCTCCGCCGAGAGAATCGACGGACGCGGCGGCTGGGTGTTGCCGGGCTTCGTCGACGTGCATGTGCACGGCGGAGCGGGCTACGACTTCATGTTCGCCGAACGGGAAGGTCTCGATGCGATCGCGAAATTCCACGCCCGGCACGGCACGACGGGGCTGCTCGCCACTTCGCTCACGTCGCCCCGCGATCAGTTGACCGCCGTTCTCGACCGGGCGAGCCGCTATATGGCCGGACCGATGCCGTACGCGCAAGTGCTCGGCGTTCATTTCGAAGGTCCGTTCGTCAGCGTGAAATGGAAAGGCGCCCAGAACGCAGACTACATTTTGCCGCCTCAAAAAGAATGGCTCGAAGATTGGACGCGCGCCTATCCGGGCATCATCAAAATGCAGACGCTCGCGCCGGAAGCCAAAGGCGCGCTCGAATATATCGATCTTCTTGTGGCAAACGGCATCGTCCCGTCCGCGGGCCATACCGATGCGACCTACGCGCAGATGACGGCCGCGGCGGAACGGGGACTGCGCCATGCGGTTCACACCTTTAACGGCATGCGCCCGTTTCATCACCGGGAGCCGGGCACCGCCGGCGCGATCATGGCGGACGACCGGATCGCCGCCGAAGTGATCGCCGACGGACATCACGTTCACCCGGCCGGCATCCGCGTGCTGGTCAAGGCCAAAGGCGTCGACAACGTCGTGCTCATCACCGACGCGATGGAAGCCGCCGGCATGCCGGACGGGCAATACACGCTCGGCGAATTGCCCGTCACGATGAAGGACGGCGTCGCGCGATTGGCCGAGGGAAATTTGGCCGGAAGCACGCTCACGATGATCGATGCGTTCCGCCTGATGGTTCGCGAGGTTGGCGTAACCGTCGAGGAAGCGAGCCGCATGGCCAGCCGCAATCCGGCCCGGCAGCTGGGGCTGGACAAAACCCATGGGTCGCTTGCGCCCGGCAAGCGCGCGGACGTGCTGCTGCTCGACGACGCCCTTCGCCTGAAAGGGGTCTGGATCGGCGGGACCCGTTTGGCGGAAACGGAATAA
- the nagB gene encoding glucosamine-6-phosphate deaminase — protein MNILTFDSNEKLNEAGANIIAGLVQTQPKAVLGLATGGTPVGIYERLVSDFKRGLFSFSQATSFNLDEYVGLDKKHPQSYYAYMHEHLFHHIDLPAERAHIPNGNAPDPQAECERYDRLIADAGQIDLQLLGIGHNGHIGFNEPAHALIRGTHVVDLAEETLKANARFFDSVDEVPKQAITMGVGTILKAKTILLVVRGADKADIVHRALTGPITTDCPASLLQTHPHLVVLLDKEAAGKLS, from the coding sequence ATGAACATTTTGACGTTCGATTCCAACGAAAAACTGAACGAAGCGGGCGCGAACATTATCGCCGGACTCGTTCAAACGCAGCCGAAGGCGGTTCTGGGACTGGCGACCGGCGGCACGCCGGTCGGCATTTACGAACGGCTCGTCAGCGATTTCAAGCGCGGGCTGTTCAGCTTCAGCCAGGCGACTTCGTTCAATCTTGACGAATACGTCGGCCTCGACAAGAAACACCCGCAAAGCTACTACGCCTATATGCATGAGCACTTATTCCATCATATCGATTTGCCCGCCGAACGGGCCCACATTCCGAACGGCAACGCGCCGGACCCTCAAGCCGAATGCGAGCGCTACGACCGGCTGATCGCCGACGCGGGACAAATCGACCTGCAGCTGCTCGGCATCGGGCACAACGGCCATATCGGGTTCAACGAGCCCGCGCACGCGTTGATTCGCGGCACGCACGTCGTGGATTTGGCCGAGGAAACGTTGAAAGCGAACGCGAGGTTTTTCGACAGCGTCGACGAAGTGCCGAAGCAGGCGATCACGATGGGCGTCGGCACGATTCTCAAAGCGAAAACGATTTTGCTTGTCGTGCGCGGAGCGGATAAGGCCGACATCGTCCACCGCGCCCTTACGGGTCCGATAACGACGGATTGCCCGGCATCCCTGCTGCAAACGCACCCTCACCTTGTCGTCCTGCTGGACAAAGAAGCCGCGGGGAAACTTTCATGA